The region TTCGCTGAAGACCACGCTTGACTCACAAAAGCTTGAAGTCTCAAGACAACAGGACGAAAAACGAGTCTTATTAACTGCAACCCAGAATGATGAAGCAAAATACAGTGCCCTTCTGGAAGAAGCACGTCGTCAGATTGCTGCTTTTAAAAGCTTCGTTCGGATCACGGGAGCAGGAATCATAAGTGCTGACGGACTCGGTACAGGCGAAGGAGGATGGTACCTGTCACAGCGGGATGAACGATGGGCCGGTGCAGCAATGGGTTCGTCAAGCGAATCAGTTCTTGACGTCGGTTGCTTTATCACGAGTATTTCAATGGTGATGCGTCATGACGGTGTCAGCGGATTTACACCGCTTGAACTGGCATCAAATCCCAAATATTTTGTTCCCGGTACGGCATATATGTATATTCCGTCAAATTTTAACGGATCCTGGCCAAACGGAAAAAACTATCGAAATATAAGTTCAAGCCAACTGTCGGATTATCTCAACCGGGGAATCCCTGTTATTGCAGGCGTACGGGGATCAAGTCACTACGTCGTACTGAAAAAAGTAGACGGATCAGATTATATTATGAATGATCCGATTTACGGACCTGATAAAAAAGTTTCCGACTATTACTCCCTTTCAGGGCCATACGGAGTCTTTGAATAGTTGATTTTTTGTTATACCATTATGTATCATATTTATAATGGTATTAATTCTTCTCTTATTGATCTATCCCTTCTCCGTATTTGCCGCCGAAACAAATGCTGATATTTACATCAATGAATTCCAAATTGAACCATTACAGCAGGTTGAAATCGTGAATCGGGGAATCAGTCCTTTTGATATATCCGGCTGGTATATTGACGATGACGGCGGGACAAGCTACTACACAGTATCCCAAAGAACAATTATTGAGCCGAATTCCTGCGTAGTAATTGAAGGAAAATTCAATCTGAATAAAGCCTCCGGTGACACAATACGATTGTTTGATTCTACCGCTCCTCCGACTGCTACACTTTCAGGACTTATCGATTCCTATACCTACGATACCAGTCGGGGAGAATTTATTTCATTTCAGAGAATACCCGACGGCTCGGAAGGCTGGTTGCCGGAACCTTCAACTTTGGGAAATTGGAACGGAACAAAAACCTCCTGTCAAATACTGCCCTCTCCGACACCGACACTGATCTCAACACCTATTCCCGAACAGACACCGACACCGTCTCCGACAGATATACCACCTGTCACGAACATCCGCATATCCGAAACTATGGTGTATCCGGATTCAGGAGCAAATGAATGGATTGAGCTTTACAACCCGAACAATCACGATGTAACACTCCTCAACTGGTATATTGACGATACGTCTGATGCAGGTGCCTCTCCGAAAAGATTTACGTTACTGCTTCCTGCAAAAGATTATGGCGTGTATGAACTTTCTTCAGGGATATTTAATAACAGCGGAGATTCAGTAAGACTGTTGAATTCTTCAAACATAGTTATCGATAGTTTTTCATATCTGAATGCACAAAAGGGTTTGAGTGTGGGCAGGCCGGAGATAATGACAGAAGCCGTCTGCCGTATGGAACCGACAAACGGATATGAGAATGAAAGCTGTTCGGAAACAACACATGCGACCCCAGAACCACCTGCTCCCGAAGTAACGCCGATACTTTCTCAATTCATCACAATACCAGAGAGTAATACGTCTGAATCAACTGTTTCGGACTATATGATCGTTGTTACGATGCCGGAAACCCGACCAAAGAACCCTGACATACTCGGAACAGATGACTATGTCAACCATTCTGAAGATGGTCAAAAACTCATTTCACTCTCATCACTCTCACCTTTATATTCTCTCCTTTCAATTATTTCACTAACTGTTAAAATGAAATTGAAGTAGTTCTTTTTTTTATGAATATCAAAAAATTTCTGTTGGCATGGGGACCTGCGCTTGCTTTGATGATCACGATTTTTTTCCTGTCATCCCGTCAGCGCATTGCCGTTTCGGAAGTCTATACCATAAATTTTATTGTCTTTAAATCGCTGCACGTGATCGAATATGCTGCTCTGTTTTTTTTGGTGTTTCGCGGATTTTATCGGACACTTTCACACAAGAACATGAAGAAGGTTTTTCTCTATGCCATTGTAACAACATTCCTTTACGCACTTTCAGATGAGCTCCATCAGACATTTGTCCCGACCCGAAACGGATCAATAAGAGATTTGTTCATTGATAGTATTGGAATTCTACTGTGTTTTCAGTATACTAAAATTAATCTGGCCAAATTGAAACTATTTTTATGAAGAACATTGTTGATTCAATACATCATTTATTTATCCCCCGTCATACCAACAACTTTAAGTCGAAGATTCTGCATCATGACTTTCTGACAATATACTTGGCATTTGCACTTATTCTTACCGCAGGTATTACCCATATTCAGAACACATCAGGATCAATACTCGGTTACGCCACGGATATATCGCCTCAGAAACTGCTTGAACTGACGAATCAGGAACGTCAGAATTCCGGTCTGGACCCTTTGCAGTACAATGATAAACTTGCCGACGCGGCAAGAAGAAAAGCAGAAAACATGTTTGAGAAAAATTACTGGGCACATTATGGTCCCGCCGGGGAAACTCCCTGGGAGTTTATACTCGGATCAGGTTACCAATATGAATTTGCCGGCGAGAATTTAGCGAAAAACTTTCTGTTCAGTGACGGTGTGGTAAAGGCATGGATGGAATCTCCGACACACCGCGAAAATATCATGCGGAAAGAGTATACGGATGTGGGTTTTGCAGTGGTGAATGGAGTACTTAACGGTGAAGAAACCACTCTCGTTGTACAGATGTTCGGGAAACCTCTTTACGGAGTCGCAGAGCAGCCTCAAAAGGAAGAGCAGCAAGCCCAGCCTCAGGCTGCACAGCTTGAGACTGAAGCAGAAGCTCCTGCACCTGTTGCCGCTCCGCAAACTTCCGTACTTTCCGAAGGTAATAATCAGACTCCGTTTTATTCCATATTCCTGGATATTAATATGGTCTTCTTTTCAGTACTCATTCTGGCACTTATTCTTGATTTCTATTTTGCATCGAAGCTCAATCTCATTCACATTAAAGGCAAAAATCTGATACACATTCTCTTTTTAAGTACCGTTACTATCGGGACAATTGTTATTATTAAAGGTTCAATTCTCTAATTTATGCACCTGATCAAACAAATTAAGAAAGAATTCAAGAAACACCCGTTTGATTATCTGCTTTTCATGACGGTCTGTGTCTTTTTTATCCTGGCGCTGAATATTTTCAAAGGCGAACGCCTGCTCGAATTTATCATACTTCTCGCATTTGTTTCCTTTTATATCATTTGGGGAATTTA is a window of Candidatus Roizmanbacteria bacterium DNA encoding:
- a CDS encoding C39 family peptidase, with the translated sequence MKKKLLTTLFLTLLTAVLTASISVFAEEPTGTPTPTEGQSQAQSRSELEKKIAEYEQKLGEVRSQKNTLSAQIEYMDTQLYIAELRINQTEAKITETEKEIDVLGARITNLDSSLDQLSETLLQRIVAGYKNRSANTLDILLDSTNVSKLVNRLKYYQLARDRNQKALLQVQEAKSNFEEQKDLREKKAEQLASLKTTLDSQKLEVSRQQDEKRVLLTATQNDEAKYSALLEEARRQIAAFKSFVRITGAGIISADGLGTGEGGWYLSQRDERWAGAAMGSSSESVLDVGCFITSISMVMRHDGVSGFTPLELASNPKYFVPGTAYMYIPSNFNGSWPNGKNYRNISSSQLSDYLNRGIPVIAGVRGSSHYVVLKKVDGSDYIMNDPIYGPDKKVSDYYSLSGPYGVFE
- a CDS encoding lamin tail domain-containing protein — translated: MVLILLLLIYPFSVFAAETNADIYINEFQIEPLQQVEIVNRGISPFDISGWYIDDDGGTSYYTVSQRTIIEPNSCVVIEGKFNLNKASGDTIRLFDSTAPPTATLSGLIDSYTYDTSRGEFISFQRIPDGSEGWLPEPSTLGNWNGTKTSCQILPSPTPTLISTPIPEQTPTPSPTDIPPVTNIRISETMVYPDSGANEWIELYNPNNHDVTLLNWYIDDTSDAGASPKRFTLLLPAKDYGVYELSSGIFNNSGDSVRLLNSSNIVIDSFSYLNAQKGLSVGRPEIMTEAVCRMEPTNGYENESCSETTHATPEPPAPEVTPILSQFITIPESNTSESTVSDYMIVVTMPETRPKNPDILGTDDYVNHSEDGQKLISLSSLSPLYSLLSIISLTVKMKLK
- a CDS encoding VanZ family protein codes for the protein MNIKKFLLAWGPALALMITIFFLSSRQRIAVSEVYTINFIVFKSLHVIEYAALFFLVFRGFYRTLSHKNMKKVFLYAIVTTFLYALSDELHQTFVPTRNGSIRDLFIDSIGILLCFQYTKINLAKLKLFL